The following are from one region of the Primulina eburnea isolate SZY01 chromosome 17, ASM2296580v1, whole genome shotgun sequence genome:
- the LOC140818370 gene encoding uncharacterized protein has product MAKGTRGRRGITSRQCRPKPYPMPNYYQTEGTHEKNCSKSIAKDWKGATCSVCMECPHNAVLLLCSSHDKGCRPYMCGTSFRYSNCLDQYKKAYSKVSSAENCPFQDSLDNPDLAPPSGWSIMNCEAMELACPLCRGKVKGWTVVEPAREYFNSKKRNCMQDNCSFIGTFKELRKHMRAYHPSAKPREVDPALETKWSRLEREREREDVISTIRSSMPGAVFFGDYVIEGNHYGSDSDEEGFDADAMEQNGGFEVGVDRDFMSLFLLLQAFGYPDNGGPYRSVRRDERDSNRTVARGVQNREHTGGAFDSSYPDGDNNDGNEDDGNNDMPLAGQMRHQSGFIVRRTERRRRRREPNEDRR; this is encoded by the coding sequence ATGGCAAAAGGCACCAGGGGAAGACGGGGAATTACCTCAAGACAGTGCAGGCCAAAGCCATACCCCATGCCAAATTACTATCAAACTGAGGGAACTCATGAGAAGAATTGCTCCAAAAGCATTGCAAAGGACTGGAAAGGTGCTACATGTTCCGTGTGCATGGAGTGTCCCCACAACGCTGTTCTTCTCTTGTGTTCCTCCCATGACAAAGGTTGCCGTCCCTACATGTGTGGGACAAGCTTCCGCTATTCCAACTGCCTCGACCAGTACAAGAAGGCATACTCTAAAGTATCTTCTGCTGAGAACTGTCCTTTTCAAGATTCTCTTGATAATCCAGATTTGGCTCCACCATCTGGCTGGTCTATTATGAATTGTGAGGCCATGGAGCTTGCATGCCCACTGTGTAGGGGTAAAGTGAAGGGCTGGACTGTCGTGGAGCCTGCACGAGAATATTTCAACTCCAAGAAACGAAATTGCATGCAAGATAACTGCTCGTTCATTGGAACATTCAAAGAACTGAGGAAACATATGAGGGCATATCACCCTTCTGCCAAGCCCCGAGAAGTGGATCCAGCTCTGGAAACGAAGTGGAGTAGGCTGGAGCGTGAGCGAGAAAGGGAAGATGTGATTAGCACCATAAGGTCATCTATGCCAGGGGCAGTGTTTTTTGGTGATTATGTGATTGAGGGAAACCACTATGGTTCCGATTCAGATGAAGAGGGTTTTGATGCAGATGCCATGGAGCAGAATGGGGGTTTTGAAGTGGGAGTTGATCGGGATTTTATGTCTCTGTTTCTCCTCTTGCAGGCTTTTGGTTATCCAGATAATGGTGGACCTTATAGGAGTGTGAGGCGAGATGAAAGAGACTCTAACCGCACAGTAGCTAGAGGTGTTCAGAATCGTGAACATACAGGAGGTGCTTTTGATTCCTCTTATCCAGATGGTGATAACAATGATGGGAATGAAGATGATGGAAACAATGATATGCCACTGGCTGGTCAAATGCGTCATCAAAGTGGCTTCATTGTGAGGCGTACAGAGAGGAGGAGAAGGCGTAGAGAGCCAAATGAAGACCGGAGATAG
- the LOC140818378 gene encoding LOW QUALITY PROTEIN: uncharacterized protein (The sequence of the model RefSeq protein was modified relative to this genomic sequence to represent the inferred CDS: deleted 1 base in 1 codon), translating into MAAASSFSNQGAILNSLLPVILLVLVLAAGSAEASIHIYDRDPFREVGNAYLLSGGSEGVAASRVSTDQRGRSYIRFENITFWSDITADMQMADGNKLVQIVIFEAADRDKIGGSAYGGQRSICCTPDLAKLEDCKEGEVIRTLSATDNNWPVVFNVYFRGNSLSAHVKNNKEINIKKTGMYNLFFITCDSNLKGMRVTGKTEWKNPDGYLPGRMAPLMAFYVCMAITYAILSIIWFFQYVKYWKDVLVLQHCITSVVALGLLETTFWYFDYAYFNNTGTRPMGITTWVVTIGAIRRTISRLLILSVAMGYGVVRPTLGGLTPKVLLLGITYFLASEMLNIAEYVGTINDKAGRARVFLVLPVALLDAFLILWIFTSLSKTLDQLQAKRSSIKLEIYRKFSNALAVAIVLSVVWIGYEVYFKATDPFNEKWASAWIITAFWDILAFALLCVICFLWAPSQSSQRYAYSGNKEEGNDEEEFESLVKETPQGSIGLVSLDRKDGDSSDVDEEEEGKRE; encoded by the exons ATGGCTGCCGCGAGCAGCTTTTCAAATCAAGGCGCCATTCTCAATTCTCTGCTCCCTGTTATACTGCTGGTGCTAGTATTAGCTGCTGGATCAGCTGAAGCATCTATTCACATCTATGATCGAGATCCATTCCGAGAAGTCGGTAATGCCTATCTACTCTCAGGCGGAAGCGAGGGAGTCGCC GCCTCCCGTGTTTCAACTGACCAGCGGGGTCGCTCTTATATCAG GTTTGAGAATATCACATTCTGGAGTGACATAACTGCAGACATGCAAATGGCAGATGGTAATAAGTTGGTTCAAATAGTAATTTTTGAGGCAGCTGACCGTGATAAAATTGGCGGATCTGCTTACGGGGGGCAGAGATCTATTTGTTGCACCCCTGATCTTGCCAAACTGGAAGATTGCAAAGAAGGAGAAGTTATAAGGACACTGTCAGCAACTGACAATAACTGGCCGGTTGTGTTCAATGTTTATTTTAGAGGAAACTCGTTATCTGCCCATGTGAAAAATAACAAGGAAATCAACATTAAAAAGACTGGCATGTACAACCTATTTTTTATTACATGCGATTCAAACCTGAAGGGAATGAGGGTGACTGGGAAGACAGAGTGGAAAAACCCTGATGGATACTTACCTGGTCGGATGGCTCCTTTAATGGCTTTCTATGTATGTATGGCTATCACATAtgcaatcctcagcatcatctgGTTTTTCCAGTATGTGAAATACTGGAAAGATGTTTTAGTGCTGCAACATTGCATTACTTCTGTTGTCGCTCTTGGACTGTTGGAGACGACTTTTTGGTATTTTGACTATGCATATTTCAACAACACCGGTACAAGGCCTATGGGGATCACAACCTGGGTTGTGACAATTGGAGCCATTAGAAGAACTATTTCACGCCTTCTGATTCTTTCTGTTGCAATGGGCTATGGTGTTGTCCGGCCCACGCTAGGCGGTCTTACACCAAAGGTGCTTCTCCTTGGTATAACTTATTTCTTGGCGTCAGAAATGCTTAATATTGCTGAGTATGTGGGTACAATAAATGACAAAGCAGGACGAGCCAGAGTCTTTCTTGTCCTTCCCGTTGCATTATTGGATGCCTTCTTAATTTTGTGGATATTCACTTCTCTTTCCAAAACACTAGATCAACTGCAG GCTAAAAGAAGTTCAATTAAATTGGAGATATACAGGAAATTTTCAAATGCTCTAGCAGTTGCAATTGTTTTGTCTGTTGTGTGGATTGGATATGAG GTTTACTTCAAGGCAACAGACCCCTTCAACGAGAAGTGGGCTAGTGCCTGGATTATCACTGCTTTCTGGGACATTCTTGCATTTGCGTTGCTTTGTGTTATCTGTTTCCTCTGGGCTCCATCACAAAGCTCCCAGcg TTATGCATACTCGGGCAATAAGGAAGAAGGGAATGATGAAGAAGAATTTGAATCCCTTGTCAAAGAAACTCCTCAAGGCAGTATCGGTTTAGTCAGCCTAGACAGAAAAGATGGGGATTCTTCTGATGTGGATGAGGAAGAAGAGGGTAAGAGGGAATGA
- the LOC140818245 gene encoding wax ester synthase/diacylglycerol acyltransferase 11-like, protein MEASELERDQPLTPAGRLFLQPLMDQVISCAIAAVDPLDIEAIKNELRNSVMLKHPRFCSLMVRDSGGREYWRRTEVDIDRHLIIRHQPLTDVPESDAVNDYMADLSFSSPLSMDKPLWELHLLMAHRTAVFRVHHALGDGISLMSMLLCSCRRIDDPEKLPAIGGVGASSSPRRQWGLLTLLKVVWYTIIYVLEFSLRTLWLKDKRTVLSGGAGVELWPRKLATASFSLEDMKTVKRAVSDATINDVLFGIITSGFSKYLDIRSPKALREGLRITGLAMVNLRPSSGLQDLSKLMEGNSRTRWGNKFGMLLLPVHYHGDCSDPLQFVKRAKAMIDKKKLSLEGPCSYKIGDVIMSLFGAKLASILNYRIVCNTTFTMSNLVGPSEKISIVSNPIKYIRVTSSSLSHAVTMHMISYAGTADMQILVAKDVIPDPKVLAKCLEDALVEMKAAAVKT, encoded by the exons ATGGAGGCTTCAGAGTTGGAGAGAGATCAACCACTAACCCCAGCTGGACGCCTCTTCCTCCAGCCGCTAATGGATCAAGTCATCAGCTGTGCCATCGCCGCCGTTGATCCATTGGATATCGAAGCCATTAAAAATGAGCTACGAAACTCTGTCATGCTCAAACACCCACGATTCTGTAGCCTCATGGTGAGAGATTCCGGCGGTCGCGAGTACTGGCGGCGGACGGAGGTAGACATCGATCGGCACCTCATCATCCGCCACCAACCGCTGACCGATGTCCCCGAAAGTGATGCAGTCAACGATTACATGGCGGATCTCTCCTTTTCGTCGCCACTTTCCATGGATAAACCCCTGTGGGAACTCCACCTCCTCATGGCGCACAGGACCGCGGTGTTTCGTGTGCACCACGCGCTCGGGGATGGGATTTCGCTCATGTCTATGTTGTTGTGTAGTTGTCGGCGCATCGACGATCCGGAGAAACTCCCGGCCATCGGCGGTGTCGGGGCTTCATCCTCGCCGAGAAGGCAGTGGGGGCTTCTGACTTTGCTTAAGGTAGTGTGGTATACTATTATATATGTCTTGGAGTTTAGCTTGAGGACGCTGTGGCTGAAGGACAAGAGAACAGTTTTGAGCGGCGGCGCGGGGGTAGAGCTATGGCCGCGGAAGTTGGCGACGGCGTCGTTTAGTCTGGAGGACATGAAGACAGTCAAACGAGCTGTTTCTGACGCG ACGATTAACGATGTTCTTTTCGGGATAATAACGTCTGGGTTTTCAAAATACTTGGACATCAGATCACCTAAAG CTCTACGAGAGGGACTTCGAATCACAGGACTTGCCATGGTGAATTTAAGACCAAGTTCAGGATTACAG GATTTGTCGAAATTGATGGAAGGTAACTCTAGGACTCGATGGGGTAACAAATTTGGGATGCTTCTGCTACCAGTTCACTATCATGGAGATTGTTCGGATCCGCTCCAGTTTGTGAAGAGAGCCAAAGCAATGATTGACAAGAAAAAGCTATCCCTCGAGGGCCCTTGCTCGTACAAAATCGGGGACGTCATCATGTCTCTTTTCGGAGCAAAG CTGGCCAGTATCCTCAATTATCGGATCGTTTGTAACACAACATTTACGATGTCGAACTTGGTTGGGCCGAGTGAGAAGATTTCCATTGTCAGCAACCCTATAAAGTACATAAGGGTGACTTCAAGCAGCCTGTCTCAT GCCGTAACCATGCACATGATTAGTTACGCAGGCACGGCTGACATGCAAATCTTGGTGGCCAAAGATGTGATACCGGACCCTAAGGTTCTGGCCAAGTGTTTGGAAGATGCCTTGGTGGAAATGAAAGCTGCTGCTGTCAAAACTTGA
- the LOC140818232 gene encoding RNA pseudouridine synthase 4, mitochondrial, whose translation MVAVRVLHRVIFRRLRPNNDAAGLRGTLAAVIYQHQYFSNTAVAAHGENSREESDSKWLILPPFTPFADGSAIGKLISQKKDSDASPTTTALKWILICYPHLPMCLVQKLFRLRQVRRESSNDKIETNRPKRIGAKEFMGIGDRIFLPKSVDGKYPTRIEEKQSSHDEEDSKFVRGLELYKDRAIIVINKPPGMPVQSGLGINRSLDELASKYLRYDYEESPRLVHRLDRDCSGILVMGRTKLSASVLHSIFREKTAGASNNTFDRERTLQKRYCALVIGSPRRQEGLISTPLGKVVVDNGRSERITVIDNTHTLSAQHAVTEYRVVTSSSSGYTWLELYPHTGRKHQLRVHCAEVLGTPIVGDYKYGWQAHKKLKHILASTSDCQWDENISEQKQVPFNLKLEKGSLSNKTRPLHLHCKEIVLPNISLVLENGNMISGFDAEGVDSIKIDAPLPPHMHRYWDLLINR comes from the exons ATGGTGGCGGTACGTGTTCTCCATCGCGTAATCTTCCGTCGCCTGAGGCCGAACAACGACGCGGCTGGCTTGAGAGGAACGTTAGCAGCGGTAATTTATCAGCATCAATACTTCAGTAACACTGCTGTCGCTGCTCATGGTGAAAATTCTAGAGAAGAGAGTGATAGCAAATGGCTAATTCTACCCCCGTTCACTCCCTTCGCCGATGGTTCTGCAATCGGAAAACTAATCTCCCAGAAAAAGGACTCTGACGCCTCCCCCACCACGACGGCGCTCAAATGGATACTCATATGCTACCCACATCTCCCGATGTGTCTTGTTCAGAAGCTCTTTCGCTTGAGACAG GTCCGGAGAGAATCTTCTAATGATAAAATTGAAACAAACCGGCCAAAAAGG ATAGGAGCTAAAGAGTTTATGGGAATTGGTGATAGAATATTCCTTCCTAAATCTGTTGATGGAAAATATCCTACAAGGATAGAAGAAAAACAGAGCTCTCATGACGAGGAAGATTCGAAATTTGTACGTGGCCTTGAGTTGTATAAG GATCGTGCTATAATAGTCATTAATAAACCACCAGGAATGCCCGTGCAG AGTGGCCTTGGCATAAACCGAAGTTTAGACGAATTGGCTTCCAAGTACTTGAGATATGACTATGAAGAGTCTCCTCGCCTG GTGCACAGACTTGATAGAGACTGCAGTGGCATATTAGTGATGGGAAGGACGAAATTGAGTGCTAGCGTTCTGCATTCAATCTTCCGGGAGAAAACTGCTGGAGCATCAAATAACACAT TTGACCGCGAAAGAACCCTGCAGAAGAGGTATTGTGCTCTTGTTATTGGATCTCCTCGACGCCAAGAAGGACTAATTTCAACTCCTCTGGGGAAG GTTGTGGTAGACAATGGCAGATCTGAGAGAATTACTGTGATTGACAACACCCATACCTTGTCAGCACAGCATGCTGTTACAGAATATCGAGTGGTAACATCTTCGTCCTCAG GCTACACATGGTTAGAGTTGTACCCCCATACTGGAAGAAAACATCAG CTTCGTGTTCACTGTGCTGAAGTATTGGGAACACCAATTGTCGGAGATTACAAGTATGGATGGCAAGCTCATAAAAAATTGAAACACATTCTTGCTTCTACTTCAGATTGCCAGTGGGATGAAAACATATCCGAGCAGAAACAAGTTCCTTTTAACCTCAAATTGGAGAAGGGAAGCTTGTCAAATAAAACACGGCCTCTTCATCTTCATTGCAAGGAGATTGTTTTACCCAATATCTCTCTGGTTTTGGAAAATGGCAACATGATCTCGGGTTTTGATGCCGAAGGAGTTGACAGTATAAAGATCGATGCTCCTTTGCCTCCCCATATGCACAGATATTGGGACTTGTTGATCAACAGGTGA
- the LOC140818474 gene encoding zinc finger protein 7-like translates to MSFEEFRPKLASRKKEEEEEEEKMQSGESSDKRTQQQDEVLEWLNLRLGRNPSQDEPSQSRPNTSGKFYSCNFCMRKFYSSQALGGHQNAHKRERGAVRFHNSMIRSLGVRAHSLVHKPGRDGTGTGTGTGTGTGTGTIARFEEGDQSLGTAWQRNQMEEAVWPGSFRLDLQQLQLEEQPSSPKSLDLNLKL, encoded by the coding sequence atgtcttttgaagagtttcgACCGAAATTAGCTTCTaggaaaaaagaagaagaagaagaagaagaaaagatgcaGAGTGGAGAAAGTAGTGATAAAAGGACACAGCAACAAGATGAAGTACTGGAGTGGTTGAATTTGAGGTTGGGAAGGAATCCATCCCAAGACGAACCGTCACAATCGAGGCCTAATACATCCGGGAAGTTCTACTCTTGCAACTTCTGTATGCGCAAGTTCTACAGTTCACAGGCATTGGGAGGGCACCAGAATGCCCACAAAAGGGAAAGAGGTGCAGTGAGGTTCCATAATTCCATGATCAGATCACTGGGCGTGCGAGCTCACTCCCTCGTGCACAAACCAGGCAGAGATGGAACCGGAACCGGAACCGGAACTGGAACTGGAACTGGAACTGGAACTATAGCAAGATTCGAAGAGGGGGATCAGAGCCTTGGAACAGCATGGCAGAGAAACCAAATGGAAGAAGCGGTGTGGCCCGGAAGTTTCCGATTGGATTTGCAACAACTGCAACTGGAGGAACAGCCGTCGAGTCCAAAATCATTGGACCTGAATCTCAAACTCTAA